The nucleotide window TTATGACGTGATCATGGACCCGGGGATTATGGAGCAGGGCTCCCTCTTTGAGCTGCCCGATGACGACCGGGCGGCCGTCCTTCACGAGCTTTTTGAGAAGCTCATTCGCGGCGAGGCCGGCGATCTGGAAGAATTCACCGATTACCGCAACTACCTGGACTTCGACATAGTGGTCACCAGCGGCGACCACCGCTATTCCTTTTCCCAGGTGCTGCGGGAAAAATCGGGCGGCGAAACCCAGACGCCCTTTTATGTGGCCATCCTGGCCTCCTTCAATCACCTTTACAACACGGGCAAGACCATTCGCCTGGTGGTGTTTGACGAGGCTTTCAACAAAATGGACGAAGAGCGCATCCAGACCAGCCTCCGCCTTATCAAGCGGATGAATTTGCAGCTCATTGCCGCCGTGCCCGACGAGAAGATGCAGCACATGGCGCCGGAGGTGGATACCACCCTGCTGGTCCACCGCAGCGGTTTCCGCTGTTTTGTAGACATGGTCAGCCGCCAGGAAATCCAGGCCATGGAGGAAGTGGCAGCAGGGAGTGAAGGGGGTGTAAACGTTGAGCGTGAAGGGCGCGAATCTGAAGGAATATTACCGGTACAAGATTCTCTCTTTGCTGCTCGGTAAATATGAAGCTAGCCGCTCCTTTCAAACGGGAACGCCGGGCAAGCAGCGGCCCCAGTTTGCCATGGCGAGAAGCCCCTTGGCCGAAGATTATTTTGACGAGATGGACCACCGCAAAAGGGAGGCCATCCACGCCGCCTTGGATGAGCTGGCATCTGCCGGCGTGGTAGAAGTCACCTGGCCCCGCTTCCAGGAAGGCCGCCGGGTGGAAAAGGTGTATTTGAACTTCGCGGCCATTCCCCGGGCCTACGAGCTGGCAGGGATGGAGCCCCTGGAGCAACGGATGGAAAGGATGCGCCATATGCTGGCGCCCTTGAGCAATCACCCCTGGGAGTGGGTACGGCGGTGGTGGGTGGAAGTGGACGGCGCCCTGGCGGCCCGGCGGACGGCGGGCCTTGATTTGGACGATGGGGAAGGGTATGAAAACCTCGTGCGGGTACTCCTGGCACTGCCGGGATTGGAGGACAGCGTGCCGGAGCGCATCTTCAGCCAGCGGGTACTGGGGGATTCCAAGGCCTTCGAGCAGGGGGTGAAAAAGCGGCTGCTGTCCCTGCTTAAAAGTCATGGTCCGGAGGAATATGAAACCGACGCCGAGTACCTGGACAGCGTCGGCCTGACGGACAATCCCAAGATGGTGCTGGCGGCCGG belongs to Moorella humiferrea and includes:
- a CDS encoding Wadjet anti-phage system protein JetD domain-containing protein, which gives rise to MKGANLKEYYRYKILSLLLGKYEASRSFQTGTPGKQRPQFAMARSPLAEDYFDEMDHRKREAIHAALDELASAGVVEVTWPRFQEGRRVEKVYLNFAAIPRAYELAGMEPLEQRMERMRHMLAPLSNHPWEWVRRWWVEVDGALAARRTAGLDLDDGEGYENLVRVLLALPGLEDSVPERIFSQRVLGDSKAFEQGVKKRLLSLLKSHGPEEYETDAEYLDSVGLTDNPKMVLAAGPFIFRAGSAVFDAGGLPGGLGLAVQTVRAMEITAVSAPWVLLVENLTSYHQVVQRFSLPGDEEGEGGGVQAAGLPAVMAVYTGGFPHRGVQLFLRRLQEYRENLAATARPPVYHWGDMDYGGIRIYEYIRRNFIPDLQPYLMDVDTYSRYLHAGIPFGDEYAARLRRLLDDDVYCTWRPLIQEMLKHRRWVEQEGITDFENPPAF